A stretch of the Bacillus sp. FJAT-18017 genome encodes the following:
- a CDS encoding DUF2905 domain-containing protein has protein sequence MTPFSKMLMVIGAVIFLIGLLMPIFNLGKLPGDILIKKGNTTFYFPVVTSIVLSIVLSLILFVIGKFR, from the coding sequence ATGACCCCATTTTCAAAGATGCTAATGGTAATTGGAGCCGTCATTTTCCTAATTGGTCTGCTTATGCCAATTTTTAATCTGGGCAAGCTGCCAGGTGATATTTTAATCAAAAAGGGCAATACTACCTTTTATTTTCCTGTTGTAACATCGATTGTTTTAAGTATTGTCCTATCGCTGATCCTTTTTGTCATCGGGAAGTTCAGATAA
- the queA gene encoding tRNA preQ1(34) S-adenosylmethionine ribosyltransferase-isomerase QueA: MKVDIFDFHLPEELIAQTPLLDRSDSRLMVLDKQTGDLKHEKFKAIKDYLKPGDCLVLNDTKVLPARLHGVKKDTGANIEILLLKQLEGDKWETLVKPAKRVKEGTELEFGEGILKAVCTAEAEHGGRVLEFNYEGIFYEILDSLGEMPLPPYIKEQLDDKDRYQTVYAKERGSAAAPTAGLHFTEELLDEIKELGVKAAFITLHVGLGTFRPVSVETIAEHDMHSEFYIVSEETARTLNETRESGGRIITVGTTSTRTLETVASSNNGKFNASSGWTDIFIYPGYEFKAIDGMVTNFHLPKSTLIMLVSALAGRENVLHAYETAVKERYRFFSFGDAMLIV, encoded by the coding sequence ATGAAAGTGGATATTTTTGATTTTCATCTACCTGAAGAACTTATTGCCCAGACACCGCTTCTTGATAGGTCGGACAGCAGGCTGATGGTCCTGGATAAGCAGACAGGTGATTTGAAGCATGAGAAATTCAAGGCAATTAAGGATTATTTGAAGCCAGGCGACTGCCTCGTTCTAAACGATACAAAGGTACTTCCGGCAAGGCTTCATGGCGTTAAAAAGGATACAGGCGCGAACATCGAAATTCTTTTGCTCAAGCAGCTTGAAGGTGACAAATGGGAAACGCTTGTAAAACCTGCCAAGCGGGTAAAGGAAGGAACGGAACTGGAATTTGGGGAAGGCATCCTAAAAGCAGTCTGCACGGCTGAGGCCGAGCATGGCGGACGGGTCCTGGAATTCAACTATGAAGGCATTTTTTATGAGATCCTCGACTCGCTTGGTGAAATGCCGCTTCCTCCTTATATAAAGGAACAGCTTGATGATAAGGACCGCTATCAGACTGTTTATGCAAAAGAAAGAGGCTCGGCTGCAGCGCCAACCGCAGGCCTTCACTTTACCGAGGAACTCCTCGATGAAATCAAGGAGTTAGGTGTAAAAGCGGCGTTTATTACGCTCCATGTTGGCCTTGGCACATTCAGGCCAGTTAGCGTGGAGACAATAGCCGAACATGATATGCATTCCGAGTTTTATATCGTTTCGGAGGAAACCGCGCGGACGCTAAATGAAACGAGGGAGAGTGGCGGCAGGATCATCACTGTTGGAACTACATCTACGAGGACCCTCGAGACTGTTGCTTCCTCAAATAATGGGAAATTTAATGCTTCAAGCGGCTGGACCGATATCTTTATTTATCCTGGTTATGAATTTAAGGCTATTGATGGTATGGTGACCAACTTTCACCTTCCAAAATCAACATTAATCATGCTCGTTAGTGCACTTGCCGGCAGGGAAAATGTCCTTCATGCATATGAAACAGCAGTGAAAGAACGGTACAGATTCTTTAGCTTTGGCGATGCAATGCTGATTGTCTAG
- the ruvB gene encoding Holliday junction branch migration DNA helicase RuvB: MDERVISSEADKQELIFETSLRPQTLKQYIGQDKVKANLEVFISAARMRKETLDHVLLYGPPGLGKTTLAAIIANEMGVNLRTTSGPAIERPGDLAAILASLEPGDVLFIDEIHRLPRAIEEVLYPAMEDFCLDIVIGKGPEARSVRIDLPPFTLVGATTRAGAISAPLRDRFGVLARLEYYKEEQLRDIVERTAIILDTVISPTAAAEIARRSRGTPRIANRLLRRVRDFAQVRGNGEIDQVLASEALELLQVDRLGLDHIDHKLLIGIIEKFRGGPVGLDTIAASIGEESDTIEDVYEPYLLQIGFLQRTPRGRVVTDLVYRHFHMEVPEKK; encoded by the coding sequence GTGGATGAACGAGTGATTTCGAGCGAGGCGGACAAACAGGAGCTTATTTTTGAAACAAGTCTCAGGCCGCAGACACTCAAGCAATATATTGGGCAAGATAAAGTTAAAGCCAATCTTGAAGTGTTCATCAGCGCGGCAAGGATGCGGAAGGAAACACTTGACCATGTGCTTTTATATGGACCTCCAGGACTTGGAAAAACAACTCTTGCCGCAATTATTGCCAATGAGATGGGCGTGAATTTAAGGACCACCTCGGGGCCAGCCATCGAGAGGCCTGGCGATCTTGCTGCCATCCTTGCTTCACTTGAGCCTGGCGATGTATTATTCATTGACGAGATTCATCGGCTTCCAAGGGCAATCGAGGAAGTATTGTATCCGGCAATGGAGGATTTTTGTCTTGATATAGTGATTGGGAAAGGACCGGAAGCCCGCTCGGTGCGGATTGACCTTCCACCTTTCACACTTGTTGGCGCCACGACAAGGGCCGGTGCGATTTCCGCTCCGTTGCGGGATCGATTTGGAGTTTTGGCCCGCCTCGAGTATTATAAGGAAGAACAGCTAAGGGATATCGTTGAGCGGACTGCGATTATACTGGATACAGTAATAAGTCCAACAGCGGCTGCGGAAATTGCAAGAAGGTCTCGCGGGACTCCGAGAATTGCCAACAGGCTCTTGCGAAGGGTGCGGGATTTTGCTCAGGTGCGCGGCAATGGTGAAATTGACCAGGTACTAGCATCAGAGGCGTTAGAACTTCTTCAGGTAGACAGGCTCGGGCTAGATCATATTGATCATAAACTTTTGATTGGCATTATCGAGAAATTCCGGGGCGGACCGGTAGGATTGGATACGATTGCAGCTTCAATTGGCGAGGAATCCGACACAATAGAGGATGTATACGAGCCTTACCTTTTGCAAATAGGATTCTTGCAGCGTACCCCGAGGGGGAGAGTAGTAACCGACCTCGTTTATCGCCATTTTCATATGGAGGTGCCCGAAAAGAAATGA